The proteins below come from a single Acaryochloris sp. CCMEE 5410 genomic window:
- a CDS encoding S-layer homology domain-containing protein: MLRVSPRFSRIALAWGVSLSTIAPIFSALPASAQANFSDVSLGYWARPFIEKLAEENVIKGFPDGTFKPDQPVTRAQFAAIVRQAFDRESTRQYRGFADVPTNHWAQPAIDKAYSTRFMSGYPGNLFQPNQRIPKVQALVSLASGLELEPDAPTDEVLATFRDAADIPGYADKGVTAATEAGLVVNYPNANFLNPNQQATRAEIAAFVYQALVDQGDLDPIPDKARANNYIVKLDGTASPEKPSTPINTGNIIASGSKIPVRYPGPNKVNLIVAPGETVDTKLEVAEDIVNAAGTVLIPKGSLIEGTLVPVNVGTTPGTQFVAKTLKVGARNYDIRANSDPQVAVSRQSVKPNDIRGAISTTAGRTILNSVLGSGFNLGSLLTGALLSGVVTSPSAPKDSVIVVDPAALELTIQSSLDLTT, encoded by the coding sequence ATGCTGCGTGTTTCCCCACGATTTTCTAGAATTGCCCTGGCCTGGGGAGTATCCCTCAGCACCATTGCGCCCATTTTCTCAGCACTCCCTGCATCGGCCCAAGCCAATTTTTCTGATGTCAGTCTTGGATATTGGGCACGCCCATTTATCGAAAAACTAGCTGAGGAGAATGTCATTAAAGGCTTCCCGGACGGGACCTTTAAACCTGATCAGCCTGTCACCCGTGCTCAATTTGCAGCAATTGTTCGCCAGGCCTTCGATCGCGAGTCCACCCGCCAGTATCGCGGTTTTGCGGATGTCCCCACCAATCATTGGGCCCAGCCCGCCATTGATAAGGCTTACAGCACTCGCTTTATGTCAGGCTACCCGGGAAATTTATTCCAACCCAATCAAAGAATCCCCAAAGTCCAAGCCCTAGTCTCTTTAGCTAGTGGTCTAGAGTTAGAACCCGATGCCCCCACGGATGAGGTACTTGCCACCTTTCGGGATGCAGCAGATATCCCTGGCTATGCCGACAAAGGTGTCACAGCAGCGACGGAAGCAGGTTTAGTTGTGAACTATCCCAATGCCAACTTTTTAAATCCCAATCAGCAAGCCACTCGGGCCGAAATTGCAGCCTTTGTCTACCAAGCCTTGGTCGATCAAGGGGATTTAGATCCGATCCCTGACAAAGCGCGGGCCAATAACTACATTGTCAAACTAGACGGCACCGCCTCCCCAGAGAAACCCAGCACACCGATCAATACAGGCAATATCATTGCCTCTGGCTCCAAGATTCCCGTTCGATATCCAGGGCCAAACAAAGTCAATCTGATTGTTGCCCCCGGAGAAACGGTAGACACTAAGCTAGAAGTCGCAGAGGACATTGTCAATGCTGCAGGTACAGTGCTTATTCCCAAAGGCAGTCTGATCGAAGGAACGCTAGTGCCAGTTAATGTCGGCACAACCCCTGGGACACAGTTTGTAGCTAAAACCCTCAAAGTAGGGGCTCGTAACTACGACATCAGGGCCAACTCTGATCCCCAGGTAGCGGTTTCTCGGCAATCCGTCAAACCCAATGATATTAGAGGTGCTATCAGTACAACAGCCGGTCGAACCATTCTGAACTCCGTCCTAGGCAGTGGGTTTAACTTAGGCAGTTTACTCACCGGTGCCTTGCTAAGTGGGGTGGTCACCAGCCCCTCTGCCCCCAAAGACAGCGTGATAGTCGTCGATCCAGCCGCATTGGAGTTAACCATCCAATCGAGTTTGGATCTAACCACCTAG